In Curtobacterium sp. MCPF17_002, one genomic interval encodes:
- a CDS encoding uracil-DNA glycosylase, with translation MQPHPLADLVDPGWARALAPVEDDVHRMGAWLRDEVAAGRPYLPAGDHVLRAFADPFDAVKVLVVGQDPYPTPGHPIGLSFAVDPHVRPVPRSLANIYRELEADLGVTPPAHGDLRRWSSQGVLLLNRVLTVRSGDAGSHRGKGWEAVTDQAVRALVARGTPLVAVLWGAQAGSVRPLLGDTAVVASAHPSPLSASRGFFGSRPFSQVNELLVAQGADPVNWALPDGPERPSAA, from the coding sequence GTGCAGCCGCACCCGCTCGCCGACCTGGTCGACCCGGGCTGGGCCCGCGCGCTCGCCCCGGTCGAGGACGACGTCCACCGGATGGGCGCGTGGCTGCGCGACGAGGTGGCCGCCGGCCGGCCCTACCTCCCCGCGGGGGACCACGTGCTCCGCGCCTTCGCCGACCCGTTCGACGCCGTGAAGGTGCTCGTCGTCGGGCAGGACCCGTACCCGACGCCGGGGCACCCGATCGGCCTGTCCTTCGCCGTCGACCCGCACGTGCGTCCGGTGCCCCGCAGCCTGGCGAACATCTACCGCGAGCTCGAGGCGGACCTCGGCGTGACCCCGCCCGCGCACGGGGACCTCCGTCGGTGGTCGTCGCAGGGCGTCCTGCTGCTCAACCGGGTCCTCACCGTGCGCTCCGGCGACGCGGGGAGTCACCGTGGCAAGGGGTGGGAAGCCGTCACCGACCAGGCCGTCCGGGCACTCGTCGCACGGGGGACCCCGCTCGTCGCGGTGCTCTGGGGCGCGCAGGCCGGATCGGTCCGGCCACTCCTCGGTGACACCGCGGTGGTGGCTTCGGCGCACCCGAGCCCGCTCAGCGCCTCGCGCGGGTTCTTCGGCAGTCGCCCGTTCTCGCAGGTGAACGAGCTGCTCGTCGCCCAGGGCGCGGACCCCGTGAACTGGGCACTCCCCGACGGACCCGAGCGTCCCTCGGCGGCATAG
- a CDS encoding Type 1 glutamine amidotransferase-like domain-containing protein, translating to MSIHLVGGGPFAASDAAAPFLAEATARSAAVGRTVPRIALLSVAGAAGVAGAAGVASSPESTADIAEVLGGARQAEVVVTEIAPGEVFSTTVLSDVDALVVGGGVTPHYLDGVAPLVDQIRLLVADGLPYLGYSAGAMIAADRALVGGWRIGGVEICPEEASEGLDEVELREGLGLVDLTIDVHAVQAGTLARLIASAEAEFVTAGLAIDEDTTLVVGEGALEVRGTGSVWRVVAGEESVSVATMGA from the coding sequence GTGAGCATCCACCTCGTCGGCGGCGGACCCTTCGCCGCCTCGGACGCCGCCGCGCCGTTCCTCGCCGAGGCCACCGCACGCTCCGCTGCCGTCGGCCGGACCGTGCCGCGGATCGCCCTGCTCTCCGTTGCCGGAGCCGCCGGGGTCGCCGGAGCCGCCGGAGTCGCCAGCAGCCCCGAGTCCACCGCGGACATCGCCGAGGTCCTCGGCGGCGCCCGCCAGGCCGAGGTCGTCGTGACGGAGATCGCCCCGGGCGAGGTCTTCAGCACCACCGTCCTCAGCGACGTCGACGCCCTGGTCGTCGGCGGCGGGGTCACCCCGCACTACCTCGACGGCGTCGCCCCGCTCGTCGACCAGATCCGTCTGCTCGTCGCCGACGGCCTGCCGTACCTCGGCTACTCGGCCGGCGCGATGATCGCCGCCGACCGGGCACTGGTCGGCGGTTGGCGCATCGGCGGCGTCGAGATCTGCCCCGAGGAGGCGTCCGAGGGGCTGGACGAGGTCGAGCTCCGCGAGGGACTCGGCCTGGTCGACCTGACCATCGACGTGCACGCCGTCCAGGCCGGCACGCTCGCCCGGCTCATCGCGAGCGCCGAGGCCGAGTTCGTGACCGCGGGCCTGGCGATCGACGAGGACACCACGCTCGTCGTCGGCGAGGGTGCGCTCGAGGTCCGTGGGACCGGCAGCGTCTGGCGTGTCGTCGCCGGCGAGGAGTCGGTCTCCGTCGCCACCATGGGCGCGTAG
- a CDS encoding GNAT family N-acetyltransferase: MLEEEYQRRRVLPRHLRAPVPSEAAFTYTIRAAEPSDLPDIREIHTHYVRNSSVTFDPSAFTFAAWKRRYDDIRKRKLPFLVAVNPAGQVLGYALVDAWNPRDRSNRVVEDSIYLGAASGGKGLGRALMEALIDECRSAGVREVVAVIADRQAEASIRLHARLGFEEVGRMGKVGYKYDRWLGTVTMRLRLRGPRLFARTRA, translated from the coding sequence GTGCTCGAGGAGGAATACCAGCGACGGCGCGTGCTGCCGCGACACCTGCGCGCTCCGGTGCCGTCCGAGGCCGCGTTCACGTACACGATCCGTGCGGCCGAGCCCTCGGATCTGCCCGACATCCGTGAGATCCACACGCACTACGTCCGGAACTCGTCGGTGACCTTCGACCCGTCGGCGTTCACCTTCGCCGCGTGGAAGCGCCGCTACGACGACATCCGGAAGCGGAAGCTGCCGTTCCTCGTGGCGGTGAACCCGGCCGGTCAGGTGCTCGGGTACGCCCTCGTCGACGCGTGGAACCCCCGGGACCGGTCGAACCGCGTCGTCGAGGACTCGATCTACCTCGGCGCTGCCTCGGGTGGCAAGGGCCTCGGTCGTGCGCTCATGGAGGCGCTCATCGACGAGTGCCGCTCGGCCGGCGTCCGCGAGGTCGTCGCCGTCATCGCCGACCGCCAGGCCGAGGCGTCGATCCGCCTGCACGCGCGGCTCGGCTTCGAGGAGGTCGGTCGCATGGGCAAGGTCGGCTACAAGTACGACCGCTGGCTCGGCACGGTCACGATGCGGCTGCGGTTGCGCGGCCCCCGCCTCTTCGCCCGCACCCGCGCGTAG